Proteins from one Nitrobacteraceae bacterium AZCC 2146 genomic window:
- a CDS encoding microcin C transport system ATP-binding protein (product_source=KO:K13896; cath_funfam=3.40.50.300; cog=COG4172; ko=KO:K13896; pfam=PF00005,PF08352; smart=SM00382; superfamily=52540) — MDAINQPLLDVRDLSVAFHHGSGTSVAVDHISFEIKRGECVALVGESGSGKSVSALSILRLLPYPTASHPSGHIRFKGHELLGMSEREIRGIRGNDISIIFQEPMTSLNPLHTIESQIGEILQLHSGIRGSKARARALELLTQVGIPDPETRLASYPHQLSGGQRQRVMIAMALANEPDLLIADEPTTALDVTVQAQILTLLAEIRARLGMSLLFITHDLGIVRRIADVVCVMNNGKIVEQGPVEQVFTSPQHPYTRALLAAEPKPDPAPPRPDAPVVMSTDDLKVWFPVKRGLLRKTVGHIKAVDGVTLAVRKGETLGVVGESGSGKTTLGLALLRLISSQGPIVFLSKDIQGLQFKAMRPIRRDMQIVFQDPFGALSPRMSVGDIVAEGLSVHQPSLSENEREARVVKALADVGLDPKTRFRYPHEFSGGQRQRISIARAAVLEPSFVVLDEPTSALDMLFQAQMVDLLRELQRKRDLTYMFISHDLRVVASLASHLIVMRHGKVVEEGPASELFKNPKTDYTRALFAAAFRLETAPGGAAAQ, encoded by the coding sequence ATGGACGCCATCAACCAGCCGCTGCTCGATGTCCGCGATCTCTCGGTGGCGTTTCACCATGGCAGCGGCACGTCGGTCGCGGTCGATCATATCTCGTTCGAGATCAAGCGCGGCGAATGCGTGGCGCTGGTCGGTGAATCCGGCTCCGGCAAATCGGTCAGCGCGCTGTCGATCCTGCGGCTGCTGCCCTATCCCACAGCGTCGCATCCGTCAGGCCATATCCGATTCAAGGGCCACGAGTTGCTCGGCATGTCGGAAAGGGAAATCCGCGGCATCCGCGGCAACGACATTTCGATCATCTTCCAGGAGCCGATGACCTCGCTGAATCCGCTGCACACCATCGAGTCGCAGATCGGCGAGATACTGCAGCTGCACAGCGGCATCCGCGGATCAAAAGCGCGGGCGCGGGCGCTGGAGTTGCTGACCCAGGTCGGTATTCCCGACCCGGAAACGCGGCTTGCCAGCTATCCGCATCAATTGTCCGGCGGCCAGCGCCAGCGCGTGATGATCGCCATGGCGCTCGCCAATGAGCCGGACCTGCTGATCGCCGACGAGCCGACCACCGCGCTCGACGTCACCGTGCAGGCGCAGATCCTGACGCTGCTGGCGGAAATCCGCGCGCGGCTCGGCATGAGTCTCCTTTTCATCACCCACGATCTCGGCATCGTCCGCCGCATCGCCGACGTGGTCTGCGTCATGAACAATGGCAAGATCGTCGAGCAGGGCCCGGTCGAGCAGGTGTTTACATCGCCACAGCATCCCTACACCCGCGCGCTGCTCGCCGCCGAGCCGAAGCCCGATCCCGCGCCGCCGCGTCCCGACGCGCCGGTGGTGATGTCCACCGATGATCTGAAGGTCTGGTTTCCGGTCAAGCGCGGGCTGCTGCGCAAAACCGTCGGCCATATCAAGGCCGTCGATGGTGTGACGCTGGCGGTGCGCAAGGGCGAAACCCTCGGCGTGGTCGGTGAGTCCGGCTCCGGCAAGACCACGCTAGGCCTGGCGCTGCTGCGGCTGATTTCCTCGCAGGGGCCGATCGTGTTCCTCAGCAAGGATATCCAGGGCCTGCAGTTCAAGGCGATGCGGCCGATCCGGCGCGACATGCAGATCGTGTTTCAGGATCCGTTCGGCGCGCTCAGCCCGCGAATGTCGGTCGGCGATATCGTCGCCGAAGGCCTCAGCGTGCATCAGCCGTCATTGTCGGAAAACGAGCGCGAGGCGCGCGTCGTCAAGGCGCTGGCAGACGTCGGCCTCGACCCCAAGACCCGGTTTCGCTATCCGCATGAATTCTCCGGCGGCCAGCGCCAGCGCATCAGCATCGCCCGCGCTGCGGTATTGGAGCCGAGCTTTGTCGTGCTGGATGAGCCGACCAGCGCGCTCGACATGCTGTTCCAGGCGCAGATGGTCGATCTGCTGCGCGAACTGCAGCGCAAACGCGATCTCACTTACATGTTCATCTCGCACGATCTGCGCGTGGTGGCGTCATTGGCAAGCCATCTGATTGTGATGCGCCATGGCAAGGTGGTCGAGGAAGGCCCGGCCTCGGAGCTGTTCAAAAATCCAAAGACCGACTACACCCGCGCGCTGTTCGCCGCCGCGTTTCGGCTCGAGACCGCGCCGGGTGGCGCTGCGGCGCAATAG
- a CDS encoding microcin C transport system permease protein (product_source=KO:K13895; cath_funfam=1.10.3720.10; cog=COG4239; ko=KO:K13895; pfam=PF00528,PF12911; superfamily=161098; transmembrane_helix_parts=Inside_1_46,TMhelix_47_69,Outside_70_193,TMhelix_194_216,Inside_217_228,TMhelix_229_251,Outside_252_254,TMhelix_255_277,Inside_278_296,TMhelix_297_319,Outside_320_355,TMhelix_356_378,Inside_379_392) — MTITAREPIESTTLSPLGEAVPPSGHPLGISPLNQRRWQNFKSNRRGYWSFWIFLILFFVSLFAEVIANDRPFFVKFDGKMYFPAFVSYSETTFGGDFETAADYRDPYLQKLIAEKNGIIVWPPIRYSYDTHNLDLPTPAPSKPTWMLTEAQCKPVVEKKGLQSCRDLEYNWLGTDDQGRDVVARLIYGFRISVLFGLALTIVSSIIGIAAGGVQGYFGGWVDLAFQRFIEVWSAIPSLYLLLILSSVLVPGFFVLLGILLLFSWVSLVGLVRAEFLRGRNFEYIMAARALGVSNKIIMIRHLLPNAMVATMTFLPFIVSSSVMTLTALDFLGFGLPPGSPSLGELLSQGKANVQAPWLGFTGFFAVAIMLSLLIFIGEGVRDAFDPRKTFR, encoded by the coding sequence ATGACCATCACCGCGCGAGAGCCGATCGAGTCCACCACGCTGTCGCCGCTCGGCGAGGCGGTGCCGCCGTCGGGCCATCCGCTTGGCATCTCGCCGCTCAACCAGCGCCGCTGGCAGAATTTCAAATCCAACCGTCGCGGTTACTGGTCGTTCTGGATTTTCCTGATCCTGTTCTTCGTCTCGCTGTTTGCCGAAGTCATCGCCAACGACCGGCCGTTCTTCGTCAAGTTCGATGGCAAGATGTATTTCCCGGCCTTCGTCAGCTATTCCGAAACCACCTTCGGCGGCGACTTCGAAACCGCCGCGGACTACCGCGATCCCTATCTGCAGAAACTGATCGCGGAGAAGAACGGCATCATCGTCTGGCCGCCGATCCGCTATTCCTACGACACCCACAATCTCGATTTGCCGACGCCGGCGCCGTCGAAGCCGACCTGGATGCTGACCGAGGCGCAGTGCAAGCCGGTGGTCGAGAAGAAGGGGCTGCAGAGCTGTCGCGATCTCGAATACAACTGGCTCGGCACCGACGATCAGGGCCGCGACGTCGTCGCGCGGCTGATTTACGGCTTTCGCATCTCGGTGCTGTTTGGTCTGGCGCTGACCATCGTCTCCTCGATCATCGGCATCGCCGCCGGCGGAGTGCAGGGTTATTTCGGCGGCTGGGTCGATCTAGCGTTCCAGCGCTTCATCGAGGTGTGGAGCGCGATCCCCTCGCTCTATCTGCTGCTGATCCTGTCCTCGGTGCTGGTGCCCGGCTTCTTCGTGCTGCTGGGAATCCTCTTGCTGTTTTCGTGGGTGTCGCTGGTCGGCCTGGTGCGCGCCGAATTCCTGCGAGGCCGCAATTTCGAATACATCATGGCTGCGCGCGCGCTTGGCGTCTCCAACAAGATCATCATGATCCGGCATCTGCTGCCGAACGCCATGGTGGCGACCATGACCTTCCTGCCGTTCATCGTCTCGTCCTCGGTGATGACGCTGACGGCGCTGGATTTCCTCGGCTTCGGCCTGCCGCCGGGCTCGCCGTCGCTCGGCGAACTGCTGTCGCAGGGCAAGGCCAATGTGCAGGCGCCATGGCTCGGCTTCACCGGCTTCTTCGCGGTGGCCATCATGCTGTCGCTGCTGATCTTCATCGGCGAGGGCGTTCGCGACGCTTTCGATCCGCGCAAGACGTTCAGATAG
- a CDS encoding microcin C transport system permease protein (product_source=KO:K13894; cath_funfam=1.10.3720.10; cog=COG4174; ko=KO:K13894; pfam=PF00528; superfamily=161098; transmembrane_helix_parts=Inside_1_8,TMhelix_9_31,Outside_32_135,TMhelix_136_158,Inside_159_170,TMhelix_171_193,Outside_194_226,TMhelix_227_249,Inside_250_284,TMhelix_285_307,Outside_308_330,TMhelix_331_350,Inside_351_368) — protein MSAYIARRILLMFPTLLGILFVSFVVVQFAPGGPVERVIAQLSGADTGASRVSGASGGDFGNRAQVGASNDAVNSKYRGAQGLDPDFVKSLEKQFGFDKPAPERFALMLWNFARFDFGKSYFRDTSVLQLIKEKLPVSMSLGIWMMLLTYLISIPLGIRKAVQDGSKFDTWTSAVIIVGFAIPGFLFAILLIILFSGGSFWSIFPLRGLTSDGWDQFPWYWKILDYFWHITLPLISMALGAFATMTLLTKNSFLDEIRKQYVMTARAKGCNERQVLYNHIFRNAMLIVIAGFPGAFIHAFFSGSLLIETIFSLDGLGLLGFESVLNRDYPVVFGTLFIFSLVGLVVNLLSDLAYMWIDPRIDFEAREV, from the coding sequence ATGAGTGCATATATCGCCCGCCGCATCCTGCTGATGTTTCCGACGCTGCTCGGAATCCTGTTCGTGTCCTTTGTCGTGGTGCAATTCGCGCCCGGCGGTCCGGTCGAGCGGGTGATCGCGCAGCTCAGCGGCGCCGACACCGGCGCGTCGCGCGTGTCCGGCGCCTCCGGCGGCGATTTCGGCAACCGCGCCCAGGTCGGCGCCTCCAACGACGCCGTGAACTCGAAATACCGCGGCGCGCAGGGCCTCGATCCGGATTTCGTCAAAAGCCTGGAAAAGCAGTTCGGCTTCGACAAGCCGGCGCCGGAACGCTTCGCGCTGATGCTGTGGAATTTCGCGCGCTTCGATTTCGGCAAGAGCTATTTTCGCGACACCAGCGTGCTGCAGCTGATCAAGGAGAAGCTGCCGGTGTCGATGTCATTGGGCATCTGGATGATGCTGCTGACCTATCTGATCTCGATTCCGCTCGGGATTCGCAAGGCGGTGCAGGACGGTTCGAAATTCGATACCTGGACCTCGGCGGTCATCATCGTCGGCTTTGCGATTCCCGGCTTCCTGTTCGCGATCCTCTTGATCATCCTGTTCTCCGGCGGCTCGTTCTGGAGCATCTTTCCGCTGCGGGGCCTGACGTCGGACGGCTGGGATCAATTCCCGTGGTACTGGAAGATCCTCGATTACTTCTGGCACATCACATTGCCGCTGATCTCGATGGCGCTCGGCGCCTTCGCCACCATGACGCTGCTGACCAAGAACTCGTTCCTTGACGAAATCCGCAAGCAATATGTCATGACCGCGCGCGCCAAGGGCTGTAACGAGCGGCAGGTGCTGTACAATCACATCTTCCGCAACGCCATGCTGATCGTGATCGCCGGCTTCCCGGGCGCCTTCATCCACGCCTTCTTCTCCGGCTCGCTGCTGATCGAGACGATTTTCTCGCTCGATGGCCTTGGCCTGCTTGGATTTGAGAGCGTGCTGAACCGCGATTATCCGGTGGTGTTCGGCACGCTGTTCATCTTCTCGCTGGTCGGCCTTGTGGTGAATTTGCTCTCCGATCTGGCCTATATGTGGATCGATCCGCGGATCGATTTCGAAGCGCGGGAGGTCTGA
- a CDS encoding microcin C transport system substrate-binding protein (product_source=KO:K13893; cath_funfam=3.10.105.10,3.40.190.10; cog=COG4166; ko=KO:K13893; pfam=PF00496; superfamily=53850) — MSDTPRRMQLNRRHVLGLGLGAVAVAQFSPVLAEGETQAHGISAFGDLKYPADFPNFDYVNLKAPKGGVFSTVPSNRAFNQSFQTFNSLNAFILKGDGAQGMGMTFAPLMVRAGDEPDAMYGLVAKSVQISADGLTYRFTLRPEARFHDGTKLTARDAAFSLTALKTKGHPLITQQMRDMVKAEALDDATLVVTFADKRGRDVPLFVAGLPIFSQAYYTAHPFDESSLDIPLGSGPYKVGRFESGRYIEFDRVKDWWGADLPVSRGSYNFDTVRFDFYRDRDVAFEGFTGRSYLFREEFTSRIWNTRYDFPAITDGRVKREMLPDDTPSGAQGWFLNTRRDKFKDPRVREALGNAFDFEWTNKTIMYGAYVRTVSPFQNSDMMANGPPSPEELALLEPFRGKVSAEVFATPYVPPVSDGSGQDRTLLRKAVQLLNDAGFVMKDGKRVTPQGEPFKIEFLLDEPAFQAHHMPYIKNLGTLGIEATLRLVDPVQFRARRDDFDFDIVIERFSFSTVPGDSLRSFFSVQSATTKGSNNLAGISDPVVDALMNEVIAADTRPKLVFAARALDRVIRAGRYWVPQWYANSHRLAYWDVFGHPANLPKYIGVGVPDLWWATGKSSTTEQAK; from the coding sequence TTGAGCGATACCCCGCGCAGGATGCAGCTCAACCGCCGGCACGTGCTGGGTCTCGGGCTCGGCGCCGTCGCCGTTGCGCAATTTTCGCCTGTTCTGGCGGAGGGCGAGACGCAGGCCCACGGCATCTCGGCCTTCGGCGACCTGAAATATCCCGCTGACTTTCCGAACTTCGACTATGTAAATCTCAAGGCACCGAAGGGTGGTGTGTTCTCGACGGTGCCGTCGAACCGCGCCTTCAACCAGTCGTTCCAGACGTTCAATTCGCTGAACGCCTTCATCCTCAAGGGCGACGGCGCCCAGGGCATGGGCATGACCTTCGCGCCCTTGATGGTGCGCGCCGGCGACGAACCTGATGCGATGTATGGCCTGGTCGCAAAATCCGTGCAGATTTCCGCCGACGGCCTGACCTATCGCTTCACGCTGCGCCCCGAGGCGCGCTTTCACGACGGCACCAAACTCACCGCGCGCGACGCCGCGTTCTCGCTGACCGCGCTGAAAACAAAAGGCCATCCGCTGATCACCCAGCAGATGCGCGACATGGTGAAGGCCGAGGCGCTGGATGATGCCACGTTGGTCGTCACCTTCGCCGACAAACGCGGCCGCGACGTGCCGCTGTTCGTCGCCGGCCTGCCGATCTTCTCGCAGGCCTATTACACCGCGCATCCGTTCGACGAATCCTCGCTCGATATTCCGCTCGGCAGCGGCCCCTACAAGGTCGGCCGTTTCGAGTCAGGGCGCTACATCGAGTTCGACCGCGTCAAGGACTGGTGGGGCGCCGATCTGCCGGTGAGCCGCGGCAGCTACAATTTCGATACGGTGAGGTTCGATTTCTATCGCGACCGCGACGTCGCCTTCGAAGGGTTCACCGGCCGCAGCTATCTGTTCCGCGAGGAATTCACCTCGCGGATCTGGAACACGCGCTATGATTTTCCGGCCATCACCGACGGCCGCGTCAAGCGCGAGATGCTGCCGGACGATACCCCGTCGGGCGCGCAGGGTTGGTTTCTCAACACCCGCCGCGACAAGTTCAAGGACCCGCGCGTTCGCGAGGCGCTCGGCAATGCATTCGACTTCGAATGGACCAACAAGACCATCATGTACGGCGCCTATGTGCGCACCGTGTCGCCGTTCCAGAATTCCGACATGATGGCGAATGGCCCGCCATCGCCGGAAGAGCTCGCTTTGCTGGAGCCGTTCCGCGGCAAGGTATCGGCCGAAGTCTTCGCCACGCCCTACGTGCCGCCGGTCTCCGACGGCTCCGGACAGGACCGCACGCTGCTGCGCAAGGCGGTGCAGCTCCTGAACGACGCCGGCTTCGTGATGAAGGACGGCAAGCGCGTCACGCCGCAGGGCGAACCCTTCAAGATCGAGTTTCTGCTCGATGAGCCTGCCTTCCAGGCGCATCACATGCCCTATATCAAGAATTTGGGCACCCTCGGCATCGAGGCGACGTTGCGCCTGGTCGATCCCGTCCAGTTCCGGGCGCGCCGCGACGATTTTGATTTCGATATCGTCATCGAGCGCTTCAGCTTTTCCACCGTGCCCGGCGACTCCCTGCGCTCGTTCTTCTCGGTGCAGTCGGCAACCACCAAAGGCTCGAACAATCTCGCCGGGATCTCCGATCCCGTTGTCGATGCGTTGATGAACGAAGTGATCGCCGCCGATACCCGGCCGAAGCTGGTGTTCGCCGCGCGCGCGCTGGATCGCGTCATCCGCGCCGGTCGTTACTGGGTGCCGCAATGGTACGCCAATTCGCACCGGCTGGCCTATTGGGACGTGTTCGGCCATCCCGCCAACCTGCCGAAATATATCGGCGTCGGCGTGCCTGATCTATGGTGGGCCACGGGCAAATCTTCCACGACCGAACAGGCGAAATAG
- a CDS encoding microcin C transport system substrate-binding protein (product_source=KO:K13893; cath_funfam=3.10.105.10,3.90.76.10; cleavage_site_network=SignalP-noTM; cog=COG4166; ko=KO:K13893; pfam=PF00496; superfamily=53850) gives MAISLSRRRLLQTSAFAALAPVLGGVTGFSDAVAQSAAPETAWRHALSLFGEIKYPAGFQRFDYVNPEAPKGGVARQIAVGTFDNFNIAVAGVKGNIAGAVALIYESLTTASLDEVSTEYGLLAESVSHPADFSSVTYRLRAEAKWHDGKPVTPEDVIFSLDSFKKHHPQYSAYYRHVTKAEKVGERDIKFSFDMPGNRELPQIVGQLTVLPKHWWEGSNGSGVKRDISATTQEPPLGSGAYRVKEFVPGRSIAVERVKDYWGRDLNVNVGRHNFDELRYEYFRDSTVALEAFKGDQVDWRTENSAKNWATAYDFPAVTEKRVILEEFLNRSSGIMQGFAMNLRRDKFKDPRVRRALNYAFDFEEMNKQIFFNQYKRISSYFDGTELASSGLPEGKELEILETVRADVPPEVFTKAYTNPVGGNAEAVRDNLREALKLLKEAGYEVRERKLVNAKTGAPFELELLGEDPSFERVMLFFKPSLERLGIAVSVRTIDPTQYENRLRSWDFDIVVSSWPESLSPGNEQREFWGSQAADMAGSRNVVGIKNPAIDKLIDRVIFTKDRDDLVAATKALDRVLLWNHFVVPQWTYNKVRTARWDRFGRPSEPPKYGQSGFPFIWWYDAEKAARIGKRS, from the coding sequence TTGGCCATCTCCCTCTCCCGACGACGTCTTCTGCAAACCAGCGCCTTCGCCGCGCTCGCCCCCGTCCTGGGCGGCGTGACCGGCTTCTCCGATGCCGTTGCGCAGTCCGCGGCACCCGAGACGGCGTGGCGCCATGCGCTGTCGCTGTTCGGCGAGATCAAATACCCCGCCGGCTTCCAGCGCTTCGACTACGTCAATCCGGAAGCCCCGAAGGGCGGTGTCGCCCGGCAGATCGCGGTCGGCACCTTCGACAATTTCAACATCGCGGTGGCCGGCGTGAAGGGTAACATCGCCGGTGCCGTCGCGCTGATCTATGAATCGCTGACGACGGCGTCGCTCGACGAGGTCTCCACCGAATACGGCCTGCTCGCCGAGTCGGTCAGCCATCCCGCGGATTTCTCCTCGGTCACCTATCGGCTGCGCGCGGAGGCGAAGTGGCACGACGGCAAGCCGGTGACGCCGGAAGACGTGATCTTCTCGCTGGACTCCTTCAAGAAACATCATCCGCAATATTCGGCCTACTACCGCCACGTCACCAAGGCGGAGAAGGTCGGCGAGCGTGACATCAAGTTCAGCTTCGACATGCCGGGCAACCGCGAACTGCCACAGATCGTCGGCCAGCTCACGGTGCTGCCGAAGCATTGGTGGGAAGGCAGCAACGGCTCCGGCGTCAAGCGCGACATCTCCGCGACCACGCAGGAGCCGCCGCTCGGCAGCGGCGCCTACCGCGTCAAGGAATTCGTGCCAGGCCGCTCCATCGCGGTGGAGCGCGTCAAGGACTATTGGGGCCGCGACCTCAACGTCAATGTCGGTCGCCACAACTTCGATGAGCTGCGCTACGAATATTTTCGCGACTCGACGGTGGCGCTGGAAGCCTTCAAGGGCGACCAGGTCGACTGGCGCACCGAGAACAGCGCCAAGAACTGGGCGACGGCCTACGACTTCCCGGCGGTCACCGAAAAGCGCGTCATCCTCGAGGAATTCCTCAATCGCTCGTCCGGCATCATGCAGGGCTTTGCGATGAATCTTCGCCGCGATAAGTTCAAGGACCCCCGTGTCCGCCGCGCGCTGAACTACGCGTTCGATTTCGAGGAGATGAACAAGCAGATCTTCTTCAACCAGTACAAGCGCATCTCCAGCTATTTCGACGGCACGGAACTGGCGTCCTCCGGCCTGCCGGAAGGCAAGGAGTTGGAAATCCTCGAGACCGTCCGCGCCGACGTGCCGCCCGAAGTCTTTACCAAGGCCTACACCAACCCCGTCGGCGGCAACGCCGAGGCAGTGCGCGACAATCTGCGCGAAGCACTCAAGCTGCTGAAGGAAGCAGGCTACGAGGTGCGCGAGCGCAAGCTGGTCAACGCCAAGACCGGCGCGCCGTTCGAGCTGGAATTGCTCGGCGAGGATCCGAGTTTTGAGCGCGTCATGCTGTTCTTCAAGCCGTCGCTGGAGCGACTCGGCATCGCCGTCTCGGTCCGCACCATCGATCCCACCCAATATGAAAACCGGTTGCGCAGCTGGGATTTCGACATCGTGGTGTCGTCGTGGCCGGAGTCGCTGTCGCCGGGCAACGAGCAGCGCGAATTCTGGGGTTCGCAGGCCGCCGACATGGCCGGCTCGCGCAACGTCGTCGGCATCAAGAATCCGGCGATCGACAAGTTGATCGACCGCGTCATCTTCACCAAGGACCGCGACGATCTCGTCGCCGCCACCAAGGCGCTGGACCGCGTGCTGCTGTGGAATCATTTCGTGGTGCCGCAATGGACCTACAACAAGGTCCGCACCGCGCGCTGGGATCGCTTCGGCCGTCCGTCAGAACCGCCGAAATACGGCCAGTCCGGCTTTCCGTTCATCTGGTGGTACGATGCCGAAAAAGCCGCCAGGATAGGCAAGCGGTCTTGA
- a CDS encoding cytochrome c (product_source=KO:K08738; cath_funfam=1.10.760.10; cog=COG3474; ko=KO:K08738; pfam=PF00034; superfamily=46626; transmembrane_helix_parts=Outside_1_9,TMhelix_10_32,Inside_33_182) produces the protein MDSFELNKIMGAVLGTCLVLMVTNITAGAVFSPKKMEKPGWDIAVKEEAAGGAKEAAAPSEPIEKLLQTASVEKGTTAAKKCAACHTFEKGGPNRVGPNLFGTVNEKVGEGKGGFNFSAAMKAKGGTWTFDALNKFIANPKGTVPGTAMGFAGIQKDSERADVIAYLATLSDTPVPLPTAAK, from the coding sequence ATGGACTCCTTCGAACTCAATAAAATCATGGGCGCTGTGCTCGGCACCTGCCTGGTTCTGATGGTGACGAACATCACCGCCGGGGCGGTGTTCTCGCCGAAGAAGATGGAAAAGCCGGGCTGGGACATCGCGGTGAAGGAAGAGGCTGCCGGTGGCGCCAAGGAAGCCGCGGCGCCGTCCGAGCCGATCGAAAAACTGCTGCAGACCGCCTCGGTCGAAAAGGGCACCACCGCCGCCAAGAAGTGCGCGGCCTGCCACACCTTCGAGAAGGGCGGCCCCAACCGCGTCGGTCCGAACCTGTTCGGCACCGTCAACGAGAAGGTCGGCGAAGGCAAAGGCGGCTTCAATTTCTCCGCGGCCATGAAGGCCAAGGGCGGCACCTGGACGTTCGATGCGCTGAACAAGTTCATCGCCAACCCGAAGGGCACCGTCCCCGGCACCGCCATGGGCTTCGCCGGCATCCAGAAGGACAGCGAGCGCGCCGACGTGATCGCCTATCTGGCGACGCTGAGCGATACCCCGGTGCCGCTGCCCACTGCTGCCAAGTAA